TACTCCCCAGGAAATGATGCAGTTTAGAATTAATTCTGTTTCAGAGGCAGAACTTAAAAATAAGTTAACAGCTAACGATACTTTCATCTTAGCTGAAGACGATGAAAACTCGCTTAATAATTATCATTCGTATTTTGAAGAAGCTGCAAAAAGATTTGGCGAAAATGAGTTTGTGCCTTTCAAGATTCTTGTTGAAGAAGTTGAAGATGATTCAACTAAAAGAAATTTAATCTGGTATAAGCTGCCTTCAAAACTTGATGATGCAAATGCTAATTTTGCTTATAAAGAAATTGAAAGTTACCCGGAATATGATCTGGAGTTTGAAACCGTCAGCTGCATTTTTGATAAAGGTGCAGATTTCATGTTTAATGATAAAACTGATGATGAACAGTTAAAAAATATAACCGGTGCCTTTTACATAGAAAATGATAAAATTGTTGTAAAAAGTCCTGTTCTGGCTTTATACAACTGGAATGATGATAAAGAGACATACATTGTTTCCTGTGAAAAACTTTCCGAAAACATCAACCTTGATTATGTTGAAAACTCTGACGGATCATACAGTATTACTCCTTTGAATTTCCCGGAAATTCTCAGCAGTTACAATAACAAGGCATTTACTGTAAAAAATACAAATGAACCGGTAAGTGTTACATACAGCCTGATTACCGGGGAGTAAGGAAAATTTGCAATCCGCTGCCGGCAAAATATAAAGGTAAAAGTATGTATGCAGACTGGAATTATTTTGCCGACAGTTTACAGTAATCGCACTCCAGGCCTTTTACGTCAACCTTGCAGGTAAAGAGACAGCCGTCCAGTTCACCGGTCTGGCTGGTAGCTGCACTTGTGATAAAAAGAGTATCCAGCTTGTCTCCCGTAAAGCAGCAGGAGGTTACGTTTTTAGCAGGCACATTTACAACTGCAAGAAGAGAGCCGTCTTTTGTACTTCTCTCTTCTATGCGGCTGCCACCCCAAACGGCTACCCAGAGATTATCTTCAGAATCAATGCACATTCCATCTGTAATGCCCCGACCTTCTTCCATCCTGAACAAAATCCTGCGGTTTGAAATTTTGCCAGTCTTCAGATCATAATCATATTCAAAAACTGCATACTGTAGCGAATCAGAAAAATAGAACTTCTTCCGGTCTGAGCTCCAGGCAAGTCCATTGGAAATTTTAGTATCAGACTGCTTTACAGTTACTTTTCCATTTTCAAGACAAAACAGATTTCCGCTTGCGTCATGTATTCCATCATCAACGGAAGAACCAAACCAGACTCGGCCTTCAGGGTCAGCCTTTACGTCATTTGAACGCTGCCAGGGTTTATAATATTCAGAAAGATTTTTGATAAGAAGAGGTTTAGTGCCATCTGCATTTTCAAGATAAAGACCATCTGTTCCGGCAATCAGATAAGTGCCGGGTTTTTCAGCCGGAACCGCAGAGCCGATTGCCTGTCCGTAACTAAAACACCTTCGGGTTCCATCTGCTCCAAGGGTAAAAAATTTTCCTTCCGTAATATCAACCCAGGAAAGGGTTTTTGTGCGGGCATCATAAAAAGGAGACTCTCCGAGCGTGTGTTTTTCTTTTA
Above is a window of Treponema rectale DNA encoding:
- a CDS encoding SMP-30/gluconolactonase/LRE family protein; this translates as MINQIKTYTAELFLKEKHTLGESPFYDARTKTLSWVDITEGKFFTLGADGTRRCFSYGQAIGSAVPAEKPGTYLIAGTDGLYLENADGTKPLLIKNLSEYYKPWQRSNDVKADPEGRVWFGSSVDDGIHDASGNLFCLENGKVTVKQSDTKISNGLAWSSDRKKFYFSDSLQYAVFEYDYDLKTGKISNRRILFRMEEGRGITDGMCIDSEDNLWVAVWGGSRIEERSTKDGSLLAVVNVPAKNVTSCCFTGDKLDTLFITSAATSQTGELDGCLFTCKVDVKGLECDYCKLSAK